Proteins co-encoded in one Ruegeria pomeroyi DSS-3 genomic window:
- the secY gene encoding preprotein translocase subunit SecY gives MVSAAEQMAANTSWSALGKATDLRNRILFTLGLLIVYRLGTFIPVPGIDGVALREFMEQAGQGIGGMVSMFTGGALGRMGIFALGIMPYISASIIVQLLTAMVPSLEQLKKEGEQGRKKINQYTRLGTVALATVQAYGLAVSLESGDLATEPGMYFRFATMITLVGGTMFLMWLGEQITARGIGNGVSLIIFVGIIAEVPAALAQFFASGRSGAISPAVIIAIILMVIAVITFVVFMERALRKIHIQYPRRQVGMKVYDGGSSHLPVKVNPAGVIPAIFASSLLLLPVTISTFSSGAANGPVMSWLLANFGPGQPLYLLFFVSMIVFFAYFYTFNVSFKPDDVAQNLKNQNGFVPGIRPGKKTAEYLEYVVNRVLVLGSAYLAAVCLLPEIMRGQFNVPFYFGGTSVLIIVSVTMDTIQQVQSHLLAHQYEGLIEKSQLRGKNRKRTNRKGPARR, from the coding sequence ATGGTATCAGCAGCAGAACAAATGGCGGCCAACACCAGCTGGTCCGCCCTGGGCAAGGCCACGGACCTGCGCAATCGGATCCTGTTCACGCTGGGGCTCCTCATCGTCTATCGTCTGGGCACGTTCATTCCCGTGCCGGGCATCGACGGCGTGGCGCTGCGCGAGTTCATGGAGCAGGCGGGGCAGGGCATCGGCGGCATGGTGTCGATGTTCACCGGTGGCGCGCTGGGGCGGATGGGCATCTTTGCCCTGGGCATCATGCCTTATATCTCGGCCTCGATCATCGTTCAGCTGTTGACGGCCATGGTCCCCTCGCTTGAGCAACTCAAGAAAGAGGGTGAGCAGGGCCGCAAGAAGATCAACCAGTATACGCGCCTGGGCACCGTGGCCCTGGCCACCGTGCAGGCCTATGGTCTGGCGGTTTCGCTGGAATCGGGTGACCTGGCTACCGAGCCGGGCATGTATTTCCGCTTTGCCACCATGATCACCCTGGTGGGCGGCACCATGTTCCTGATGTGGCTGGGCGAGCAGATCACCGCCCGTGGCATCGGCAACGGCGTTTCGCTGATCATCTTTGTCGGCATCATCGCCGAGGTCCCCGCCGCGCTGGCGCAGTTCTTCGCCTCCGGCCGTTCGGGCGCCATCAGCCCCGCCGTGATCATCGCCATCATCCTGATGGTGATCGCGGTCATCACGTTTGTGGTGTTCATGGAGCGTGCGCTGCGCAAGATCCACATCCAGTATCCCCGCCGTCAGGTGGGCATGAAGGTCTATGACGGCGGCTCCAGCCACCTGCCGGTCAAGGTCAACCCCGCAGGCGTGATCCCGGCGATCTTCGCCAGCTCGCTGCTGCTGTTGCCGGTGACCATCTCGACCTTCTCTTCGGGGGCAGCGAACGGGCCGGTGATGTCCTGGCTTCTGGCGAATTTCGGCCCCGGTCAGCCGCTCTATCTGCTGTTCTTCGTGTCGATGATCGTGTTCTTTGCGTATTTCTATACCTTCAACGTCTCGTTCAAACCCGATGACGTGGCGCAGAACCTGAAGAACCAGAACGGCTTTGTCCCCGGTATCCGTCCGGGCAAGAAGACCGCCGAGTATCTGGAATATGTGGTCAACCGCGTGCTGGTGCTGGGTTCGGCCTATCTGGCCGCCGTCTGCCTGCTGCCCGAGATCATGCGTGGCCAGTTCAACGTGCCGTTCTATTTCGGTGGCACCTCGGTGCTGATCATCGTCTCGGTGACCATGGATACCATTCAACAGGTCCAGAGCCACCTGCTGGCACATCAGTACGAAGGTCTGATCGAAAAATCGCAGCTTCGCGGCAAGAATCGCAAGCGCACGAACAGGAAGGGACCGGCGCGTCGATGA
- the rpsM gene encoding 30S ribosomal protein S13 encodes MARIAGVNIPTAKRVPIALTYITGIGNTSAKAICEAVGIDATRRVNELSDAEILAIREHIDANYSVEGDLRREVQMNIKRLMDLGCYRGLRHRRNLPVRGQRTHTNARTRKGPAKAIAGKKK; translated from the coding sequence GTGGCACGTATTGCCGGCGTAAACATCCCGACTGCCAAACGGGTACCCATCGCCCTCACCTATATCACCGGTATCGGCAACACTTCGGCGAAAGCCATTTGCGAAGCTGTTGGCATCGACGCGACCCGTCGTGTGAACGAGCTGAGCGATGCCGAGATCCTGGCCATCCGCGAGCATATCGACGCCAACTACAGCGTCGAAGGCGACCTGCGCCGTGAAGTTCAGATGAACATCAAGCGCCTGATGGACCTGGGCTGCTATCGCGGTCTGCGTCACCGCCGCAACCTGCCGGTTCGCGGTCAGCGGACCCACACCAACGCTCGCACCCGCAAAGGCCCCGCAAAGGCCATTGCCGGCAAGAAGAAATAA
- a CDS encoding alpha/beta hydrolase family protein, with the protein MKRILIGLAILAGLLAGLALAATLLATGKRPVPDQLAGYHETTLSVGHRDVPVSLHIWYPAAQDGTAELVGQNALFYGQYVLRDAKPAPGAHPVVVFSHGSGGNANNHGWLATELARQGMIVVAPNHPGTMSRDSDPHRTPHIWERARDLHAILDSLETNPPLGMQPDMDRVASAGFSLGGFSALSIAGVRVSKAAFIDYCDRHAGEFDCGWMQAASVDFAAIDPAAYEADYRDPRIKATVSIDPALPQAMTGDSLTAATLPILLVSLGQGEEVPPATRVDAMARQMPQARLVETPGAWHFSFLSECSTLGWIIIGLMGEENICSDIGMRDRGVLHEELKAVISTFLSENLALSPSG; encoded by the coding sequence ATGAAACGCATTCTGATCGGACTGGCGATTCTGGCCGGGCTTCTGGCCGGACTTGCGCTTGCCGCCACTTTGCTGGCCACCGGCAAGCGCCCGGTCCCCGACCAGTTGGCGGGTTATCACGAAACCACCCTGTCAGTCGGGCATCGCGATGTCCCCGTATCGCTGCATATCTGGTATCCTGCTGCGCAGGACGGTACTGCCGAACTGGTGGGGCAGAACGCCCTGTTCTACGGACAGTATGTCCTCCGGGATGCAAAGCCGGCGCCTGGCGCGCATCCGGTGGTCGTGTTTTCGCACGGCTCCGGGGGCAACGCCAATAATCACGGCTGGCTGGCGACGGAACTCGCGCGTCAGGGGATGATCGTGGTGGCGCCCAACCATCCCGGCACGATGTCGCGCGACAGCGATCCGCACCGCACACCGCATATCTGGGAGCGAGCGCGTGACCTGCACGCCATTCTTGACAGTTTGGAAACCAATCCCCCGCTCGGGATGCAGCCCGACATGGACCGGGTCGCCTCGGCCGGGTTCTCGCTGGGGGGCTTCTCGGCGCTCAGCATTGCAGGGGTCCGGGTGTCCAAGGCGGCGTTTATCGACTATTGCGACCGCCACGCCGGAGAGTTTGATTGCGGCTGGATGCAGGCCGCGAGTGTCGATTTTGCCGCCATTGATCCGGCCGCTTACGAGGCCGATTATCGCGACCCGAGGATCAAGGCCACGGTTTCGATCGACCCGGCATTGCCGCAGGCGATGACGGGCGACAGCCTGACCGCGGCCACCCTGCCGATCCTACTGGTCTCGCTGGGGCAGGGCGAAGAGGTTCCCCCCGCGACCCGCGTCGATGCGATGGCGCGCCAGATGCCGCAAGCACGCCTTGTGGAAACGCCAGGCGCCTGGCATTTCAGCTTCCTCTCCGAATGCAGTACCCTGGGCTGGATCATCATCGGACTGATGGGCGAAGAGAACATCTGTTCGGATATCGGCATGCGCGATCGAGGCGTCCTGCACGAAGAGCTGAAGGCAGTGATTTCGACCTTCCTGAGCGAAAATCTGGCTTTGTCTCCATCCGGTTGA
- the rpsK gene encoding 30S ribosomal protein S11 gives MARDKTRTTKKKERKNIASGVAHVNSTFNNTKILISDVQGNAISWSSAGTMGFKGSRKSTPYAAQLAAEDAGRKAQDHGVKTLEVEVQGPGSGRESALRALAAVGFNITSIRDVTPIAHNGCRPPKRRRV, from the coding sequence ATGGCACGCGATAAGACCCGCACCACGAAGAAAAAAGAACGCAAGAATATCGCATCGGGCGTGGCCCATGTGAACTCGACGTTCAACAACACCAAGATCCTGATCTCGGACGTGCAAGGCAACGCCATCTCGTGGTCGTCGGCTGGCACCATGGGCTTCAAGGGATCGCGGAAATCGACCCCCTACGCCGCTCAGCTGGCTGCCGAAGATGCCGGCCGCAAGGCGCAGGATCATGGCGTCAAGACGCTGGAAGTCGAAGTTCAGGGCCCCGGTTCGGGCCGTGAATCGGCTCTGCGCGCTCTGGCTGCCGTGGGCTTCAACATCACGTCGATCCGCGATGTGACCCCGATCGCCCACAACGGCTGCCGCCCGCCGAAGCGCCGCCGCGTCTAA
- a CDS encoding adenylate kinase, whose translation MNIILLGPPGAGKGTQARHLVETRGMIQLSTGDMLRAARSSGTEMGKKVAAIMDAGKLVTDEIVIGLIEEQLTTQTGAGFIFDGFPRTLAQADALAALLAKLGQSLHTVIEIRVDDEALVDRISGRFTCGGCGEVYHDKTKPTKVDGVCDNCGSTEMVRRADDNADSLRTRLMEYYKKTSPLIGYYYAKGDLRPVNGLADIKEVTASIEAILG comes from the coding sequence ATGAACATCATTCTGTTGGGCCCGCCGGGTGCGGGCAAAGGCACCCAGGCGCGGCATCTGGTCGAGACTCGCGGCATGATCCAGCTCTCGACCGGTGACATGCTGCGCGCGGCGCGCAGCTCGGGCACCGAGATGGGCAAGAAGGTCGCGGCCATCATGGACGCGGGCAAGCTGGTCACCGACGAGATCGTGATCGGCCTGATCGAGGAACAGCTGACCACTCAGACGGGCGCCGGTTTCATCTTTGACGGGTTCCCGCGCACCCTGGCGCAGGCCGACGCGCTGGCGGCGCTGCTGGCCAAGCTGGGCCAGTCGCTGCACACCGTGATCGAGATCCGCGTCGATGACGAGGCGCTGGTCGATCGTATCTCGGGGCGGTTCACCTGCGGTGGCTGCGGCGAGGTCTATCACGACAAGACCAAGCCGACCAAGGTGGACGGTGTCTGCGACAATTGCGGCAGCACCGAGATGGTGCGCCGGGCCGACGACAATGCCGACAGCCTGCGCACGCGACTGATGGAATATTACAAGAAAACGTCACCCTTGATCGGCTATTACTATGCCAAGGGCGATTTGCGCCCGGTAAACGGCTTGGCCGATATCAAGGAAGTGACCGCCTCGATCGAGGCCATTCTGGGCTGA